Proteins encoded by one window of Vibrio panuliri:
- the trmJ gene encoding tRNA (cytosine(32)/uridine(32)-2'-O)-methyltransferase TrmJ: MLSNVKVVLVGTSHSGNIGSAARAMKVMGLNNMVLVAPECEVDGQAIALAAGASDIALNAQIVDSLEEAVKDCALVVGSSARSRTLEWPMLEPRECGEKCALEGQHSQVAIVFGRERTGLTNDELQTCHYHVCIPANPEYSSLNLAMAVQTIAYEIRVAFLAQQKQNFAQPAEESYPRHEELEMFFTHLEKVMIDTQFISADQPSKVMNKMRRLFNRARPESQELNTLRGILTAVEKKIGSR, encoded by the coding sequence ATGCTCAGCAACGTTAAAGTTGTCCTCGTTGGTACATCTCATTCCGGTAATATTGGCTCAGCCGCTCGTGCTATGAAGGTTATGGGATTGAACAACATGGTGCTTGTCGCACCTGAGTGTGAGGTGGATGGTCAAGCCATCGCTTTAGCGGCCGGTGCAAGTGATATTGCACTGAATGCTCAGATTGTTGATAGTTTAGAAGAAGCGGTCAAAGATTGTGCTCTCGTGGTTGGGTCGAGCGCACGTTCTCGTACTCTTGAGTGGCCGATGCTTGAGCCTCGTGAATGTGGCGAGAAATGTGCGTTAGAAGGTCAACATAGCCAAGTGGCCATCGTCTTTGGGCGTGAGCGCACGGGTTTAACCAATGACGAACTGCAAACGTGTCATTACCACGTCTGTATCCCAGCCAATCCAGAGTACAGCTCATTGAACTTAGCGATGGCGGTTCAGACGATTGCTTATGAAATTCGCGTGGCGTTTTTAGCTCAGCAAAAGCAAAACTTTGCCCAACCAGCGGAAGAATCCTATCCGCGCCACGAAGAGCTAGAAATGTTTTTCACACACCTTGAAAAAGTGATGATTGATACCCAATTCATTTCTGCAGACCAGCCTAGTAAAGTGATGAACAAGATGCGTCGCTTGTTCAACCGAGCTCGTCCAGAGTCGCAAGAGCTAAACACGTTGCGCGGTATTTTGACTGCCGTAGAGAAAAAAATAGGCAGCCGTTAA
- the suhB gene encoding inositol-1-monophosphatase — protein sequence MHPMLNIAIRAARKAGNHIAKSLENVEKIESTQKGTNDFVTNVDKEAEALIIDTIKASYPEHCIVAEENGLIDGKDKDVQWIIDPLDGTTNFVKGLPHFSVSIAVRIKGKTEVACVYDPMQNELFTAQRGAGAQLNNARIRVKQVKDMQGTVLATGFPYKQKQHSESYFKILSALFVDCADFRRTGSAALDLCYLAAGRVDGFFELGLKPWDIAAGELIAREAGAIVTDFAGGTDYMQSGNVVAASARGVKGILKHIRENGNVAILK from the coding sequence ATGCATCCAATGCTTAATATCGCTATTCGTGCGGCACGAAAAGCTGGCAACCATATTGCTAAATCACTAGAAAATGTTGAGAAGATCGAATCTACTCAAAAAGGCACGAACGACTTTGTTACTAACGTAGACAAAGAAGCAGAAGCACTGATCATCGATACAATCAAGGCATCTTACCCTGAACACTGTATCGTGGCAGAAGAAAACGGTCTTATCGACGGTAAAGATAAGGACGTACAATGGATCATCGACCCACTGGATGGCACCACTAACTTCGTTAAAGGTCTACCACACTTCTCTGTATCTATTGCTGTTCGTATTAAAGGCAAAACAGAAGTTGCGTGTGTTTACGACCCTATGCAAAACGAACTATTTACTGCTCAACGCGGCGCTGGCGCGCAACTAAACAATGCACGTATTCGCGTTAAACAAGTAAAAGATATGCAAGGTACTGTTCTAGCAACAGGTTTCCCATACAAGCAAAAGCAACACTCAGAATCTTACTTCAAGATCCTATCTGCGCTATTCGTAGATTGTGCAGACTTCCGTCGCACAGGTTCTGCTGCGTTAGATCTATGTTACTTAGCTGCAGGCCGTGTCGATGGCTTCTTCGAACTTGGCCTAAAACCTTGGGATATCGCTGCTGGTGAGCTAATTGCTCGCGAAGCTGGTGCTATTGTGACTGACTTTGCAGGTGGCACAGACTACATGCAGTCAGGTAATGTTGTTGCAGCAAGTGCTCGCGGTGTTAAAGGTATCCTTAAGCACATCCGCGAAAACGGCAATGTAGCAATTCTAAAATAA
- the clpB gene encoding ATP-dependent chaperone ClpB encodes MRLDRFTSKFQIAISDAQSLALGRDHQYIEPVHLMVALMDQNGSPIRPLLTMLSVDVSQLRSKLGEMLDRLPKVSGIGGDVQLSGSMGTLFNLCDKVAQKRQDTYISSEIFLLAAIEDRGPLGALLKEFGITEQKVSEAIDKVRGGQKVDDPNAEEMRQALEKFTVDLTERAEQGKLDPVIGRDDEIRRTIQVLQRRTKNNPVIIGEPGVGKTAIVEGLAQRIINNEVPEGLRGRRVLSLDMGALVAGAKYRGEFEERLKSVLNELSKEEGNIILFIDEIHTMVGAGKGEGSMDAGNMLKPALARGELHCVGATTLDEYRQYMEKDPALERRFQKVLVDEPSVEDTVAILRGLKERYELHHHVEITDPAIVAAASLSHRYVSDRQLPDKAIDLIDEAASSIRMQMDSKPESLDKLERKIIQLKIEQQALSNEQDDASEKRLEILNSELQEKEREFAELEEVWNTEKAALSGTQHIKSELEQARLDMELARRAGDLSRMSELQYGRIPELEKQLDLATQAEMQEMTLLRNKVTDAEIAEVLSKQTGIPVSKMLEAEKEKLLRMEQVLHKRVIGQKEAVEVVSNAIRRSRAGLSDPNKPIGSFLFLGPTGVGKTELCKTLASFMFDSEDAMVRIDMSEFMEKHSVARLVGAPPGYVGYEEGGYLTEAVRRKPYSVILLDEVEKAHPDVFNILLQVLDDGRLTDGQGRTVDFRNTVVIMTSNLGSARIQENFNTLDYQGIKNEVMEVVTKHFRPEFLNRVDESVVFHPLGQDHIKSIAAIQLLRLSKRMEERGFHMEVSEKALDLISQVGFDPVYGARPLKRAIQQSVENPLAKAILSGRVVPDKTIKLIVHNDQIVAHQ; translated from the coding sequence ATGCGTCTAGACAGATTTACTAGCAAGTTCCAAATCGCTATTTCTGACGCGCAGTCTTTGGCGTTAGGTCGCGATCATCAATACATTGAACCCGTCCACTTGATGGTGGCGTTAATGGATCAAAATGGTAGCCCGATCCGTCCACTGTTGACGATGTTAAGCGTTGATGTTTCTCAGTTGCGTTCCAAGTTGGGAGAAATGTTGGATCGCTTACCTAAGGTAAGTGGTATCGGCGGTGATGTTCAACTATCAGGCAGCATGGGCACGCTGTTTAATCTATGTGACAAAGTGGCACAAAAGCGCCAAGACACCTATATCTCTTCAGAGATCTTCCTCCTCGCTGCGATTGAAGACCGAGGACCTCTTGGTGCATTGCTAAAAGAGTTTGGCATCACAGAGCAGAAAGTCAGTGAAGCAATTGATAAGGTCAGAGGCGGGCAAAAGGTTGATGACCCAAATGCTGAAGAGATGCGTCAAGCATTAGAGAAATTTACTGTCGATCTTACCGAGCGCGCCGAGCAAGGCAAACTTGACCCGGTGATAGGCCGTGATGATGAAATTCGTCGCACTATTCAAGTATTACAGCGTCGCACGAAAAATAACCCAGTAATTATTGGTGAGCCAGGCGTGGGTAAAACTGCGATTGTTGAAGGTTTGGCCCAGCGTATTATTAATAATGAAGTGCCGGAAGGCTTACGTGGCCGTCGCGTATTGTCATTAGATATGGGCGCATTGGTCGCAGGTGCTAAATATCGAGGCGAGTTTGAGGAGCGTTTAAAATCAGTTTTAAACGAACTATCTAAAGAAGAGGGTAACATCATCCTCTTTATCGATGAAATTCATACTATGGTTGGCGCCGGTAAAGGTGAAGGCTCGATGGACGCCGGTAACATGCTTAAACCTGCTTTAGCGCGTGGTGAACTGCATTGTGTGGGTGCAACAACCTTAGATGAATATCGTCAGTATATGGAAAAAGATCCCGCTTTAGAGCGCCGTTTCCAAAAAGTGCTGGTGGATGAACCAAGCGTTGAGGACACCGTGGCCATTCTGCGCGGTTTGAAGGAACGTTATGAACTGCATCACCATGTAGAGATCACTGATCCTGCCATTGTGGCGGCAGCGAGCCTATCGCATCGTTATGTTTCAGACCGTCAACTACCTGATAAAGCCATCGACTTAATTGATGAAGCAGCATCGAGTATTCGTATGCAGATGGACTCAAAACCAGAGTCTCTGGATAAGCTAGAGCGAAAAATCATTCAGCTTAAGATTGAGCAGCAAGCGCTTAGCAATGAACAAGATGATGCCAGTGAAAAACGTCTTGAGATCCTCAACTCAGAACTGCAAGAGAAAGAGCGTGAGTTTGCTGAGTTAGAAGAGGTTTGGAATACGGAAAAAGCCGCACTTTCAGGCACCCAGCACATTAAGTCTGAACTGGAGCAAGCGCGTCTTGATATGGAACTTGCTCGCCGAGCTGGCGATTTAAGTCGTATGTCAGAGTTGCAATACGGTCGTATACCTGAGTTGGAGAAACAACTGGACTTAGCCACTCAAGCAGAGATGCAAGAGATGACGTTGCTACGCAATAAGGTGACTGATGCTGAGATCGCTGAAGTGCTGTCTAAGCAAACGGGAATCCCAGTATCCAAAATGCTCGAAGCAGAAAAAGAAAAACTGCTGCGTATGGAGCAGGTACTGCATAAACGCGTGATAGGTCAAAAAGAAGCGGTTGAGGTAGTGTCGAATGCGATTCGCCGTAGCCGAGCGGGGCTGTCTGATCCGAACAAACCAATTGGTTCCTTCTTATTCCTAGGCCCAACAGGGGTTGGTAAAACAGAACTGTGTAAAACGCTCGCTAGTTTTATGTTCGACAGTGAAGATGCCATGGTGCGTATTGATATGTCGGAGTTTATGGAGAAACACTCAGTCGCGCGTTTAGTTGGTGCACCTCCGGGCTATGTCGGCTATGAAGAAGGTGGTTACTTAACAGAAGCGGTTAGACGCAAACCTTATTCCGTCATCTTATTAGATGAAGTAGAAAAGGCGCACCCTGATGTATTCAATATCTTATTGCAAGTATTGGACGATGGGCGTTTAACCGATGGTCAAGGGCGAACCGTCGATTTTCGTAATACCGTCGTTATTATGACATCGAATCTCGGCTCTGCGCGTATTCAAGAGAACTTTAATACACTGGATTACCAAGGTATTAAGAACGAAGTAATGGAAGTGGTGACTAAACACTTCAGACCTGAGTTTCTTAACCGTGTCGATGAGAGTGTTGTTTTCCATCCACTTGGTCAGGATCATATTAAGTCTATTGCTGCTATCCAATTGCTGCGTCTATCTAAGCGAATGGAGGAGCGTGGTTTCCATATGGAAGTATCAGAAAAAGCGTTGGATTTGATCTCTCAAGTTGGTTTTGACCCGGTATACGGTGCGCGACCATTAAAACGTGCTATCCAGCAAAGTGTTGAGAACCCACTGGCTAAGGCTATTTTGTCGGGTCGAGTTGTCCCGGATAAAACCATCAAACTGATTGTGCATAATGACCAAATCGTTGCTCATCAGTAA
- the pgeF gene encoding peptidoglycan editing factor PgeF gives MSLIIPKWKVPKQVKAISTTRLGGCSVAPYQGLNLGSHVGDELAAVLENRQSLVVQASMPSAPVWLNQTHSTHVEVVSKPTDQILDADGVFTAQPGVVCSAMTADCMPVLLTNTQGTQVAAVHAGWRGLAHGIVENAVELFDGEVIAWLGPAIGPSAFEVGDDVLQAFCDSDSQASIAFKPTGKAGKWWANMDQIATQRLNKLGVQQVFASGMCTYADPERFYSYRRDGVTGRQASLIWLE, from the coding sequence ATGTCGCTAATTATCCCTAAGTGGAAAGTGCCAAAACAGGTAAAAGCCATTTCGACCACACGTCTCGGCGGCTGTTCTGTTGCACCATATCAAGGTTTAAATCTTGGTAGTCACGTTGGGGATGAATTAGCAGCGGTACTTGAAAATCGCCAATCTCTTGTTGTTCAAGCGTCAATGCCCAGTGCGCCTGTTTGGTTAAACCAAACGCATTCCACTCATGTGGAAGTCGTGAGCAAACCAACAGACCAAATATTGGATGCAGACGGTGTATTTACCGCTCAACCCGGTGTTGTCTGTTCAGCAATGACAGCAGATTGCATGCCAGTACTACTGACTAACACTCAAGGTACACAAGTGGCCGCGGTTCATGCTGGATGGCGTGGTTTAGCGCACGGTATTGTTGAGAATGCGGTAGAGCTTTTTGACGGCGAAGTGATTGCTTGGCTTGGCCCTGCTATTGGTCCTTCGGCTTTTGAAGTGGGTGATGATGTGTTGCAAGCATTCTGCGATTCTGATTCGCAAGCGAGCATAGCTTTTAAGCCGACAGGTAAAGCGGGAAAATGGTGGGCTAACATGGATCAAATCGCAACCCAGCGCTTAAATAAGCTCGGTGTTCAACAAGTCTTTGCCAGTGGTATGTGTACCTATGCGGATCCAGAACGCTTTTATTCTTATCGCCGCGATGGCGTTACAGGGCGGCAAGCCAGTTTAATATGGCTTGAGTAA
- the rluD gene encoding 23S rRNA pseudouridine(1911/1915/1917) synthase RluD, protein MAQQIELTNTVKDSQLGQRLDQAIAEIFADFSRSRLKEWLLAGKVQVNGEVITKPRTRVMGGEVITLQAELEDEERWEAQDIPLDIVFEDDDIIVINKPRDFVVHPGAGTPDGTVLNALLHHYPDIAEVPRAGIVHRLDKDTTGLMVVAKTVPAQTRLVRALQKRNITREYEAIAIGRMTAGGKVDQPIGRHSTKRTLMAVSPMGKPAVTHYRVAEHFREHTRIRLRLETGRTHQIRVHMSYLQHPLLGDAAYGGRARIPSGATQALTDMIRGFDRQALHAVMLRFEHPITGEELEFHAPVPDDMVAMTEALRLDTQEHGLEEEY, encoded by the coding sequence ATGGCTCAGCAGATTGAATTAACCAATACAGTAAAAGATAGTCAATTAGGTCAACGTCTTGACCAGGCTATCGCAGAAATTTTTGCCGACTTCTCACGTTCGCGACTCAAAGAGTGGTTGCTTGCGGGTAAAGTTCAAGTTAATGGCGAGGTGATTACCAAGCCGCGAACGAGAGTAATGGGTGGCGAAGTCATCACACTGCAAGCGGAACTTGAAGATGAAGAGCGTTGGGAAGCGCAAGATATTCCGTTGGATATCGTCTTTGAAGATGATGACATCATTGTAATTAACAAACCGCGTGATTTTGTTGTGCACCCAGGTGCGGGTACGCCAGATGGCACAGTGCTAAACGCATTGCTTCATCATTACCCTGATATTGCGGAAGTACCACGTGCGGGTATCGTGCACCGTCTAGATAAAGACACGACGGGTTTAATGGTGGTTGCGAAAACCGTGCCTGCACAAACCCGTTTAGTGCGAGCACTGCAAAAGCGCAATATTACTCGTGAGTATGAAGCGATTGCCATTGGTCGTATGACCGCTGGTGGTAAGGTTGATCAGCCAATTGGTCGTCACTCGACTAAACGCACACTGATGGCCGTGAGCCCTATGGGTAAACCAGCCGTGACGCATTATCGTGTCGCAGAGCACTTCCGTGAGCATACTCGCATTCGCCTACGTCTAGAAACTGGCCGTACGCACCAGATTCGTGTTCACATGTCTTACCTGCAGCACCCATTGCTTGGTGATGCCGCTTACGGTGGACGTGCGCGCATTCCTTCGGGAGCAACGCAAGCGCTAACGGATATGATTCGTGGTTTTGACCGCCAAGCGCTGCATGCGGTAATGCTGCGTTTTGAGCATCCAATCACAGGCGAAGAGCTTGAGTTCCATGCTCCAGTGCCAGATGATATGGTTGCAATGACCGAAGCATTGCGCCTTGATACTCAAGAGCACGGATTAGAAGAAGAGTACTAA
- a CDS encoding outer membrane protein assembly factor BamD → MKQHTLSGLLALSLLVGCSSSEEIVPDVPPSELYSEAQELLQQGSWTTAISKLEALDSRYPFGAYSEQVQLDLIYAYYKNNDLALGLATIERFIRLNPTNEKLDWVLYMRGLTHMAQDRNFMHDVFNIDRSDRDPEPVKSAFADFKKLLERYPNSPYAEDAQKRMYALKNRLANYDLATADFYLRREAWIAAINRCQELQKTYPNTEAARQSLEIQLEAYEELGLEEAAERTRQLIKLNPS, encoded by the coding sequence ATGAAACAGCATACTTTATCTGGATTATTGGCACTTAGTTTACTCGTCGGTTGTTCCAGCAGCGAAGAGATTGTTCCAGATGTACCGCCATCAGAGCTTTACTCCGAAGCTCAAGAATTACTGCAACAAGGTAGTTGGACAACAGCCATCAGCAAACTTGAAGCGCTCGACTCACGCTACCCATTCGGAGCTTACTCTGAGCAAGTTCAACTTGATCTTATCTATGCTTATTATAAGAACAATGATTTGGCATTAGGCCTCGCTACAATCGAACGTTTTATTCGTTTAAACCCAACGAACGAAAAGCTGGATTGGGTTCTTTACATGCGTGGTCTGACTCATATGGCTCAAGACCGTAACTTTATGCACGATGTTTTCAACATTGACCGTAGCGACCGAGACCCAGAGCCAGTTAAATCTGCCTTTGCTGACTTCAAGAAACTCTTAGAGCGTTACCCGAACAGTCCTTACGCAGAGGATGCGCAGAAGCGTATGTATGCACTCAAGAACCGCTTGGCTAATTATGACCTTGCAACAGCGGATTTCTATCTGCGCCGAGAGGCGTGGATTGCAGCAATCAACCGCTGTCAAGAGTTGCAAAAAACTTACCCTAATACGGAAGCTGCGCGCCAATCTCTAGAGATCCAGTTAGAAGCATACGAGGAGCTTGGGTTGGAGGAAGCGGCAGAGCGCACTCGCCAGTTAATCAAGCTCAATCCGAGTTAA
- a CDS encoding methyl-accepting chemotaxis protein, whose protein sequence is MSFRDLKIRNKIAVIFVALAIAIAMQVLFMIKQIDHIRDALVVFTDTTVPSVLQVKDMKINLEEIRRDQYAIVANPNHDLVPIWKENMDKFENEIAQSLTAYQQGLWDERDRSAYKALEQSWHAYQSQLAEFRELVDSDLIAEANDLTVDGYEQYQTTFEFMSALESLNQAYIEEDKRVAEERVSQTLLVGGVSIGALVAFMLITGWVLTKQICAPLSKVMELAKVISLGDLTQTVNRSEFGQDELGELADTCAQMQAKLHEMVLQIASSATQLAASIEEVSAVSEQTEQGMISQQNQINLVATAMHQLQATVNEVASNTEEASTAAGFASTTARQGADGVSTAAEQIVYAREVIESTGTMVAQLEKDSSNISMVVDVIQNIAEQTNLLALNAAIEAARAGEQGRGFAVVADEVRTLAGRTQSSTEEIVRIIEQLQQRAKSAVEATAKSCEAIGSCTEQASSVGGIIDGIGNSVDDIASMNIQIASACSEQSSVSEELLRNVENIHHSSIEVAAGSTQTAQACSELSQLASNMQTIIQQFKVA, encoded by the coding sequence ATGAGTTTTAGAGATTTAAAAATTAGAAACAAAATTGCGGTGATTTTTGTGGCCCTTGCGATTGCGATTGCGATGCAAGTTCTTTTTATGATCAAGCAAATCGATCATATCCGCGATGCTTTGGTGGTATTTACTGATACAACGGTGCCAAGTGTGCTGCAAGTTAAAGATATGAAGATCAATCTTGAAGAGATTCGACGTGATCAGTACGCCATTGTCGCTAACCCAAACCATGATCTTGTACCGATCTGGAAAGAGAACATGGACAAATTTGAAAATGAAATTGCTCAGAGTTTAACTGCTTATCAGCAGGGACTTTGGGACGAAAGAGACCGCTCAGCATATAAGGCTTTAGAACAAAGTTGGCATGCCTATCAGAGTCAGTTGGCTGAATTTCGCGAGCTGGTTGATAGTGATTTAATTGCAGAAGCGAATGACCTGACAGTCGATGGTTATGAGCAGTACCAAACGACATTTGAGTTTATGAGTGCGCTGGAAAGCCTCAACCAAGCCTACATAGAAGAAGATAAGCGTGTTGCAGAAGAGCGCGTTAGCCAAACATTGCTTGTGGGTGGAGTGAGTATCGGTGCTTTAGTTGCCTTTATGTTGATCACTGGATGGGTGCTCACCAAGCAGATATGTGCGCCATTGAGCAAGGTGATGGAGTTAGCCAAAGTGATTTCACTTGGAGACTTAACTCAAACCGTCAATCGTAGTGAGTTTGGTCAAGATGAGCTAGGTGAGTTGGCGGATACTTGTGCTCAGATGCAAGCCAAATTACATGAAATGGTTTTGCAGATCGCCAGTTCTGCCACTCAATTAGCGGCGTCGATTGAGGAAGTGAGCGCTGTTTCTGAGCAAACAGAGCAAGGTATGATTAGCCAGCAAAATCAAATTAACTTAGTGGCGACGGCGATGCATCAATTGCAAGCGACGGTTAACGAAGTCGCGAGCAACACTGAGGAGGCTTCAACGGCGGCTGGATTTGCCAGCACGACAGCGCGTCAAGGTGCCGATGGCGTATCAACGGCTGCTGAGCAAATTGTTTACGCTCGTGAGGTCATAGAAAGCACTGGAACGATGGTGGCACAATTGGAAAAAGACTCTAGCAATATCAGTATGGTGGTCGATGTCATCCAAAATATTGCAGAGCAAACCAACTTATTGGCGCTCAATGCTGCCATTGAAGCGGCTCGGGCGGGAGAACAGGGACGAGGCTTTGCGGTTGTGGCTGATGAAGTCCGCACCTTAGCGGGTAGAACACAAAGCTCTACCGAGGAGATTGTGCGTATCATTGAACAGTTGCAACAACGGGCGAAAAGCGCAGTAGAGGCAACGGCGAAAAGCTGTGAAGCAATTGGTTCATGTACCGAACAAGCGAGTTCTGTCGGTGGCATTATTGATGGAATTGGAAACTCGGTTGACGATATCGCCAGTATGAATATTCAAATTGCCAGCGCATGTAGCGAGCAAAGTTCAGTATCTGAAGAGCTACTGAGAAATGTAGAGAATATTCATCACTCATCGATTGAGGTGGCTGCTGGGTCCACACAAACTGCGCAAGCTTGTAGTGAACTGAGTCAGTTAGCATCGAATATGCAGACGATTATTCAGCAATTTAAAGTTGCTTAA
- a CDS encoding MltF family protein, with translation MVKVILLTLLCLLPLTSSALSLTPLDKQPHFGDLPTLEKKGVIRVLVSADLGFYYIEAGQPKGILAELLYHFEKQLKKRSSYLNLQVIPVERDDLLPLLVQGYGDLVVANLTITEQRLGQVDFSTPVRKGVDEWIITNQKTPQYTNITQLSGKEFWVRASSSYFESLQALNNKLNKLGKPPVLIRFLQETLQDYEIMEMVNQGHIKATVLDSHKSELWLSVMNNIRAHKALPLRQHGEIAWAMRKQSPKLKSVVNQYLAKHRSGTLMGNVIYGKYLDSTRWLRQVLDPNNIRKLESLSQIFVKYSSRYNFDPLMISAQGYQESGLDQRKVSHMGAVGIMQVLPSTARDPNINIRNIYNTDSNIHAGVKYMRFIKDRYFNEMDITADNKVYFALAAYNAGPGNIRKMRRLARQQGYDENKWFKNVEIVTRRNIGREPVQYVSNINRYFIIYTQLALLQDSRSQSNHSQTNPLIFPIEIEEK, from the coding sequence ATGGTCAAAGTGATATTACTCACGCTGTTATGCTTACTACCTCTCACCTCCTCCGCGTTGTCTCTTACCCCTCTGGATAAGCAACCACATTTTGGTGATTTACCGACATTGGAGAAAAAGGGGGTTATCCGCGTGCTCGTATCAGCCGATCTGGGTTTTTATTACATCGAGGCAGGACAACCCAAAGGTATCTTAGCTGAACTGCTTTATCATTTTGAAAAGCAACTCAAAAAGCGCTCTTCATACCTTAATTTACAGGTGATTCCTGTCGAGCGAGACGATCTCCTGCCACTGCTTGTGCAAGGGTATGGTGATTTAGTTGTAGCAAATCTTACTATTACAGAGCAGCGCCTTGGGCAAGTTGATTTCAGTACTCCAGTGCGCAAAGGTGTCGACGAATGGATCATTACCAACCAAAAAACACCGCAATATACAAATATCACCCAATTAAGTGGTAAAGAATTTTGGGTAAGGGCAAGTTCGAGTTACTTTGAAAGCCTGCAAGCGTTGAATAACAAACTCAATAAACTAGGTAAACCGCCAGTCTTAATTCGTTTTCTGCAAGAAACGCTACAAGACTACGAAATCATGGAGATGGTTAATCAAGGTCATATTAAAGCGACCGTGCTTGATAGCCATAAGAGTGAGTTATGGTTAAGCGTAATGAACAATATTCGAGCCCACAAAGCGCTTCCCTTACGTCAACATGGCGAGATTGCGTGGGCGATGCGAAAACAAAGCCCAAAACTAAAATCGGTCGTCAATCAGTATCTCGCGAAACACCGCTCTGGCACGTTAATGGGCAACGTGATTTATGGAAAATATCTCGACAGCACCCGCTGGCTAAGGCAAGTATTAGATCCCAACAATATTCGCAAACTGGAGTCGCTATCGCAGATCTTCGTCAAATACTCTTCACGCTATAACTTCGACCCTTTAATGATTTCAGCGCAAGGCTATCAAGAGTCAGGGTTAGATCAGCGTAAGGTCTCACACATGGGAGCGGTAGGTATCATGCAGGTCTTGCCGAGTACCGCAAGAGATCCCAACATCAATATTCGCAACATCTATAACACCGATAGCAATATTCACGCGGGTGTAAAGTACATGCGCTTTATCAAAGACCGCTACTTTAACGAGATGGACATTACTGCTGACAATAAAGTCTACTTTGCACTTGCAGCCTACAACGCAGGACCGGGTAACATCCGCAAGATGCGTCGACTTGCGCGCCAGCAAGGCTATGATGAAAATAAATGGTTTAAGAATGTTGAGATCGTGACAAGACGCAATATAGGCAGAGAGCCAGTTCAATATGTCTCCAATATCAATCGCTATTTCATTATCTACACACAGCTTGCATTACTACAAGATAGTCGCAGTCAATCAAATCATTCACAAACTAACCCGCTGATATTCCCAATTGAAATAGAGGAGAAATAA
- the hpf gene encoding ribosome hibernation-promoting factor, HPF/YfiA family, with protein MKVNITGKNIDITSAIRTHIESKFKKLEKWQVDIIGCQTSFSEEPNKQMKFEAVITVPKGKLVASAIHEDLYAAVNEVEQKLERQLNKLRHKPEARRSDKPELEVEDAE; from the coding sequence ATGAAAGTAAACATCACTGGTAAAAACATCGACATCACCTCTGCAATCCGCACGCACATTGAGAGCAAGTTTAAAAAACTTGAGAAATGGCAAGTAGACATTATTGGCTGCCAAACTTCGTTTAGCGAAGAGCCAAACAAACAGATGAAATTTGAAGCAGTTATCACGGTACCAAAAGGAAAATTAGTTGCTTCAGCAATCCACGAAGATTTATACGCTGCCGTTAATGAGGTAGAACAGAAACTAGAACGTCAGCTAAACAAACTACGCCATAAACCAGAAGCTCGCCGCAGCGATAAGCCGGAGCTTGAAGTAGAAGACGCGGAATAA